The sequence AAAAACGTTCCAAGTGCTGTTAGATTCTTACTGATGCTGTGTGTGTTGTAATAGTGACAATGCAATTTCCTCATGAACAATCTCCAGCCCACTTGCGATCCGCGGCACATCGAAGGCTGCCTGAACGATTCGCTTAGCGATGAGGAGCGATCGGCTTTTGAGGCGCATTTGGAAGTTTGCCCTGCCTGCCGGGCAGCGCTGGAATTAAGTGCGGGCCAGCCCGACGACTGGCAACGGATCCGCACATTTCTTAGCTCCGATCCGGCCTTACCGCTGCACGGCGCGCAATTGCACCGCGCGCATTCTGGATCGCTGTCCTCCGGCGAAGTGGGCCACAACCGTGCTGACTTACACAGCACCGATTCCGAAGCGGTCGAGGACGCTCAGCGTGAGGCTGTCGACAGCGTGCTATCCCACCTCGCTCCTACCGATGATCCACGCATGCTGGGCCGCTTAGGCGGTTATGAAATTGCCGGGGTCGTCGGCCGCGGCGGAATGGGCGTGGTGCTGAAGGCACTTGATCCGGCGCTCAACCGGTACGTGGCTATTAAAGTATTGGCTCCTCAATTGGCCACCAGCGGCGCCGCGCGCCAACGCTTTGCCCGTGAAGCCCGGGCGGCGGCTTCCGTCGTGCACGAAAATGTGGTGGCAATTCATGGCGTGGCCGATTCGGGACCTCTACCCTACTTTGTGATGCCGTATTTGCGCGGCTCGTCGCTGCAAAAACGGCTCGATGCCCATGGCCCGCTGGGCACATCCGAAATTTTGCGTGTGGCGGTGCAAATTGCCGCCGGCTTGTCCGCCGCCCACGCCCAAGGATTGGTGCATCGTGACATTAAACCCGCCAACATCATGTTGGAAGATGGCGTGGAGCGCTTGAAAATCACCGACTTCGGTCTGGCCCGCGCCGCCGATGACGCCAGCCTGACACGAACTGGCATCATTGCCGGCACGCCGCAGTTTATGTCGCCTGAGCAAGCCCGAGGCGAGCTGGTCGATTCGCGCAGCGATTTATTCAGCCTGGGGAGCGTGATGTACGCCATGTGCACGGGCCGACTGCCGTTTCGAGCCGAAACCAGTTATGGCACGTTGCAGCGCATTTGCGATGCACAGCCACAATCGATTAGCGAAATCAATCCGGAAATTCCGAGCTGGTTGGTCGCCGTGATTGGCCAACTGCACGAAAAAAATCCCGATGCGCGTTTTCAAACCGCCCAGGAAGTCACGCACTTGCTGGAGCAATGCTTGGCCCATTTGCGGCAGCCCGATGTTGTGCCGCTGCCGGCGGCGGTGATTAATTTAATTGAGCAATCTAAAAGAACCCCC comes from Pirellulales bacterium and encodes:
- a CDS encoding protein kinase; translation: MNNLQPTCDPRHIEGCLNDSLSDEERSAFEAHLEVCPACRAALELSAGQPDDWQRIRTFLSSDPALPLHGAQLHRAHSGSLSSGEVGHNRADLHSTDSEAVEDAQREAVDSVLSHLAPTDDPRMLGRLGGYEIAGVVGRGGMGVVLKALDPALNRYVAIKVLAPQLATSGAARQRFAREARAAASVVHENVVAIHGVADSGPLPYFVMPYLRGSSLQKRLDAHGPLGTSEILRVAVQIAAGLSAAHAQGLVHRDIKPANIMLEDGVERLKITDFGLARAADDASLTRTGIIAGTPQFMSPEQARGELVDSRSDLFSLGSVMYAMCTGRLPFRAETSYGTLQRICDAQPQSISEINPEIPSWLVAVIGQLHEKNPDARFQTAQEVTHLLEQCLAHLRQPDVVPLPAAVINLIEQSKRTPTRRAAGHYAFHLRRAASFLLSDRIRAVSVATATCAAVAFVTAIAIRWWPSTETAVSPAAPSSVANTPGSAATVPEYADEPINRQPGSAGPFRPIFVTPSAIWNDDGIASELNQLQSDISRLESRLEDHPPTPEKTRQERKP